The Drosophila mauritiana strain mau12 chromosome 2R, ASM438214v1, whole genome shotgun sequence genome has a segment encoding these proteins:
- the LOC117136491 gene encoding ran-binding proteins 9/10 homolog isoform X2 — translation MENVEEAPPLSSESNSNSNNSSASSSSHQLSQSGAMGAEIAPSTSRSHSHSPTPSPPVPASSHDQPHPDHPSPPLNASETEARENSPHDHSPTPTFHQTAPPPTTSSTAPQRDEREQQQQQQQEAPPLQQDQQENPPAQDQELHPLLDQQNQEYPAVQQDQQAELNQELHHIEGLIRHRESQNQEEHPPQASLENREPSGQEDTNQEPDEPQDRDPEIEPEAEPPPPLLLEDLDEQDSGSQDLNEQQPPLIIDANAIAETIDANAVERIDDYEDDDEEVDEEEEVVEDRVDRAGEVASVSGAQRLHSVAVLPRYSSASRAPRSSNNNNNNISNHNNNNNNTNSSSLSRRTRHFYSNNGSHFSNDMFPSHAPRSSTQTSSPRVGGRRHHSTPAASSNSPQHQGVDPLRLLYPNVNESETPLPRCWSPHDKCLSIGLSQNNLRVTYKGVGKQHSDAASVRTAYPIPSSCGLYYFEVRIISKGRNGYMGIGLTAQQFRMNRLPGWDKQSYGYHGDDGNSFSSSGNGQTYGPTFTTGDVIGCCVNFVNNTCFYTKNGVDLGIAFRDLPTKLYPTVGLQTPGEEVDANFGQEPFKFDKIVDMMKEMRSNVLRKIDRYPHLLETPENLMNRLVSTYLVHNAFSKTAEAFNGYTNQTFNEDLASIKTRQKIIKLILTGKMSQAIEHTLRSFPGLLENNKNLWFALKCRQFIEMINGADIENVNNKVTATTQTMPTNQTSVIQSTKTFKHSKSGNGNGNVNINQTQQQNNTAIPAVIKPQGGDRPDIKNMLVDDNSNKCVEHDSNSMDVEMEPCQSHSNGGDSSSNGNASAVRNSLDAIDEEMDVDVSPSSRNCGRVIEKILEFGKELSSMGQQLEKENLMTEEERQMLEDAFSLIAYSNPWSSPLGWLLCPSRRESVSTTLNSAILESLNFERRPPLEYLVAHASELIKVIGQHSLGEDAFITIDDVFPQN, via the exons ATGGAGAACGTCGAAGAGGCCCCACCACTCTCTTCGGagagcaacagcaatagcaacaacagcagcgccagcagcagctctCACCAGCTCTCTCAATCGGGAGCCATGGGTGCCGAAATAGCCCCCTCTACGTCTCGGTCACACTCTCATTCGCCCACACCCTCGCCCCCCGTCCCCGCGTCCTCTCACGACCAACCCCATCCCGATCACCCGAGTCCCCCATTGAATGCATCTGAAACGGAGGCTCGCGAGAATTCACCACATGATCACTCACCCACTCCTACTTTCCACCAGACTGCACCGCCACCCACGACTTCATCGACGGCACCGCAGCGGGACGAGCgggagcagcaacagcagcagcagcaagaggCGCCACCATTGCAGCAGGATCAGCAGGAGAATCCGCCCGCGCAGGACCAGGAGCTGCACCCATTGCTGGATCAACAGAATCAAGAATATCCGGCAGTGCAACAGGATCAACAAGCGGAGCTAAACCAGGAGTTGCATCACATAGAGGGGCTTATCAGGCACCGAGAATCGCAGAATCAGGAAGAGCATCCACCACAAGCATCACTGGAAAACCGGGAGCCATCAGGACAAGAAGATACCAACCAAGAACCGGATGAGCCGCAAGATCGAGATCCCGAAATCGAACCAGAAGCCGAGCCACCGCCACCGCTGCTTCTTGAAGATCTGGACGAGCAGGACTCCGGATCGCAGGATCTTAACGAGCAGCAGCCGCCACTGATTATAGACGCCAACGCCATAGCCGAGACCATAGACGCCAACGCCGTGGAGCGCATCGACGACTACgaagacgacgacgaggaggtggatgaagaggaggaggtggtAGAGGACCGGGTCGACAGAGCCGGCGAAGTCGCATCCGTTTCCGGTGCCCAGCGCCTGCACTCGGTGGCCGTTTTGCCGCGCTACTCCTCAGCCTCACGAGCCCCAaggagcagcaacaataacaacaacaatatcagcaaccacaacaacaataataacaacacCAACAGTAGCAGCCTCTCGCGACGCACTCGCCACTTCTACAGCAACAACGGCAGTCACTTCAGCAACGACATGTtccccagccacgccccccgcaGCAGCACCCAGACATCATCGCCCCGGGTCGGAGGTCGCCGCCATCACTCGACCCCCGCCGCCAGCTCCAATTCGCCACAGCACCAGGGCGTGGATCCCCTAAGGCTGCTCTATCCCAATGTCAACGAGAGCGAGACTCCGCTGCCCAGGTGCTGGAGTCCCCATGACAAGTGCTTGTCCATCGGATTGTCGCAGAACAACCTGAGGGTCACCTACAAGG GTGTGGGCAAGCAGCACAGTGATGCCGCCTCAGTGCGCACTGCCTATCCGATCCCGTCCTCCTGCGGACTGTACTACTTCGAGGTGCGGATAATCTCCAAGGGACGCAACGGCTACATGGGCATTGGCCTAACTGCCCAGCAGTTCCGTATGAACCGCCTGCCAG GTTGGGACAAACAGTCGTACGGGTACCACGGCGACGATGGCAACTCGTTTAGCTCCTCGGGAAATGGCCAGACCTACGGCCCCACATTTACCACCGGCGATGTGATTGGATGTTGCGTCAACTTTGTGAACAACACGTGCTTCTACACCAAGAACGGAGTGGATCTGGGCATCGCATTTAGGGATTTGCCG ACTAAGCTTTATCCCACTGTGGGCCTACAGACTCCTGGCGAGGAAGTGGATGCCAACTTTGGTCAGGAACCATTCAAGTTCGACAAGATCGTCGATATGATGAAGGAGATGCGCTCCAATGTGCTGCGCAAGATCGACCGATATCCACATCTACTGGAGACCCCAGAAAACCTAATGAATCG CCTGGTTTCCACCTATTTGGTGCATAATGCGTTCAGCAAGACGGCCGAGGCCTTCAATGGCTACACAAATCAGACTTTTAACGAGGACTTGGCATCGATCAAGACACGTCAAA AGATCATTAAGCTCATACTGACAGGCAAAATGAGCCAGGCCATCGAGCACACACTACGCTCTTTCCCCGGACTtctggaaaataataaaaatctcTGGTTCGCATTGAAGTGCCGCCAGTTCATTGAGATGATCAATGGAGCAGACATTGAG AACGTGAACAACAAAGTCACCGCCACCACACAGACCATGCCCACAAACCAGACGTCAGTGATACAGTCCACCAAGACGTTCAAGCACAGCAAGAGCggcaatggaaatggcaaCGTCAACATAAATCAGACTCAACAACAGAACAACACTGCGATTCCAGCTGTGATAAAGCCACAAGGCGGCGATAGGCCAGATATAAAAAA CATGTTGGTTGACGACAACTCCAACAAGTGCGTGGAGCACGACAGCAACAGCATGGACGTAGAAATGGAGCCCTGCCAGAGTCACTCCAACGGCGGGGACTCGAGCTCCAATGGCAATGCCAGCGCAGTGCGCAACTCTCTAGATGCCATCGACGAGGAAATGG ATGTAGATGTTTCCCCCTCATCGCGTAACTGTGGTCGTGTGATCGAGAAGATCCTTGAGTTCGGCAAGGAACTGTCCAGCATGGGCCAGCAGCTGGAGAAGGAGAACCTAATGACTGAAGAGGAGCGTCAAATGTTGGAG GATGCATTTAGTCTGATTGCCTACTCTAATCCTTGGTCCAGTCCGCTGGGCTGGCTGTTGTGTCCCTCGCGACGTGAGAGTGTTTCCACCACGCTCAACTCGGCCATATTGG AGTCCCTGAACTTCGAGCGTCGTCCGCCGCTGGAATACCTTGTGGCTCACGCCTCGGAGCTGATCAAGGTGATCGGACAGCACTCGCTGGGCGAGGACGCTTTCATTACCATCGACGATGTGTTCCCGCAAAATTGA
- the LOC117136491 gene encoding ran-binding proteins 9/10 homolog isoform X3, with translation MENVEEAPPLSSESNSNSNNSSASSSSHQLSQSGAMGAEIAPSTSRSHSHSPTPSPPVPASSHDQPHPDHPSPPLNASETEARENSPHDHSPTPTFHQTAPPPTTSSTAPQRDEREQQQQQQQEAPPLQQDQQENPPAQDQELHPLLDQQNQEYPAVQQDQQAELNQELHHIEGLIRHRESQNQEEHPPQASLENREPSGQEDTNQEPDEPQDRDPEIEPEAEPPPPLLLEDLDEQDSGSQDLNEQQPPLIIDANAIAETIDANAVERIDDYEDDDEEVDEEEEVVEDRVDRAGEVASVSGAQRLHSVAVLPRYSSASRAPRSSNNNNNNISNHNNNNNNTNSSSLSRRTRHFYSNNGSHFSNDMFPSHAPRSSTQTSSPRVGGRRHHSTPAASSNSPQHQGVDPLRLLYPNVNESETPLPRCWSPHDKCLSIGLSQNNLRVTYKGVGKQHSDAASVRTAYPIPSSCGLYYFEVRIISKGRNGYMGIGLTAQQFRMNRLPVGWDKQSYGYHGDDGNSFSSSGNGQTYGPTFTTGDVIGCCVNFVNNTCFYTKNGVDLGIAFRDLPTKLYPTVGLQTPGEEVDANFGQEPFKFDKIVDMMKEMRSNVLRKIDRYPHLLETPENLMNRLVSTYLVHNAFSKTAEAFNGYTNQTFNEDLASIKTRQKIIKLILTGKMSQAIEHTLRSFPGLLENNKNLWFALKCRQFIEMINGADIENVNNKVTATTQTMPTNQTSVIQSTKTFKHSKSGNGNGNVNINQTQQQNNTAIPAVIKPQGGDRPDIKNMLVDDNSNKCVEHDSNSMDVEMEPCQSHSNGGDSSSNGNASAVRNSLDAIDEEMDVSPSSRNCGRVIEKILEFGKELSSMGQQLEKENLMTEEERQMLEDAFSLIAYSNPWSSPLGWLLCPSRRESVSTTLNSAILESLNFERRPPLEYLVAHASELIKVIGQHSLGEDAFITIDDVFPQN, from the exons ATGGAGAACGTCGAAGAGGCCCCACCACTCTCTTCGGagagcaacagcaatagcaacaacagcagcgccagcagcagctctCACCAGCTCTCTCAATCGGGAGCCATGGGTGCCGAAATAGCCCCCTCTACGTCTCGGTCACACTCTCATTCGCCCACACCCTCGCCCCCCGTCCCCGCGTCCTCTCACGACCAACCCCATCCCGATCACCCGAGTCCCCCATTGAATGCATCTGAAACGGAGGCTCGCGAGAATTCACCACATGATCACTCACCCACTCCTACTTTCCACCAGACTGCACCGCCACCCACGACTTCATCGACGGCACCGCAGCGGGACGAGCgggagcagcaacagcagcagcagcaagaggCGCCACCATTGCAGCAGGATCAGCAGGAGAATCCGCCCGCGCAGGACCAGGAGCTGCACCCATTGCTGGATCAACAGAATCAAGAATATCCGGCAGTGCAACAGGATCAACAAGCGGAGCTAAACCAGGAGTTGCATCACATAGAGGGGCTTATCAGGCACCGAGAATCGCAGAATCAGGAAGAGCATCCACCACAAGCATCACTGGAAAACCGGGAGCCATCAGGACAAGAAGATACCAACCAAGAACCGGATGAGCCGCAAGATCGAGATCCCGAAATCGAACCAGAAGCCGAGCCACCGCCACCGCTGCTTCTTGAAGATCTGGACGAGCAGGACTCCGGATCGCAGGATCTTAACGAGCAGCAGCCGCCACTGATTATAGACGCCAACGCCATAGCCGAGACCATAGACGCCAACGCCGTGGAGCGCATCGACGACTACgaagacgacgacgaggaggtggatgaagaggaggaggtggtAGAGGACCGGGTCGACAGAGCCGGCGAAGTCGCATCCGTTTCCGGTGCCCAGCGCCTGCACTCGGTGGCCGTTTTGCCGCGCTACTCCTCAGCCTCACGAGCCCCAaggagcagcaacaataacaacaacaatatcagcaaccacaacaacaataataacaacacCAACAGTAGCAGCCTCTCGCGACGCACTCGCCACTTCTACAGCAACAACGGCAGTCACTTCAGCAACGACATGTtccccagccacgccccccgcaGCAGCACCCAGACATCATCGCCCCGGGTCGGAGGTCGCCGCCATCACTCGACCCCCGCCGCCAGCTCCAATTCGCCACAGCACCAGGGCGTGGATCCCCTAAGGCTGCTCTATCCCAATGTCAACGAGAGCGAGACTCCGCTGCCCAGGTGCTGGAGTCCCCATGACAAGTGCTTGTCCATCGGATTGTCGCAGAACAACCTGAGGGTCACCTACAAGG GTGTGGGCAAGCAGCACAGTGATGCCGCCTCAGTGCGCACTGCCTATCCGATCCCGTCCTCCTGCGGACTGTACTACTTCGAGGTGCGGATAATCTCCAAGGGACGCAACGGCTACATGGGCATTGGCCTAACTGCCCAGCAGTTCCGTATGAACCGCCTGCCAG TAGGTTGGGACAAACAGTCGTACGGGTACCACGGCGACGATGGCAACTCGTTTAGCTCCTCGGGAAATGGCCAGACCTACGGCCCCACATTTACCACCGGCGATGTGATTGGATGTTGCGTCAACTTTGTGAACAACACGTGCTTCTACACCAAGAACGGAGTGGATCTGGGCATCGCATTTAGGGATTTGCCG ACTAAGCTTTATCCCACTGTGGGCCTACAGACTCCTGGCGAGGAAGTGGATGCCAACTTTGGTCAGGAACCATTCAAGTTCGACAAGATCGTCGATATGATGAAGGAGATGCGCTCCAATGTGCTGCGCAAGATCGACCGATATCCACATCTACTGGAGACCCCAGAAAACCTAATGAATCG CCTGGTTTCCACCTATTTGGTGCATAATGCGTTCAGCAAGACGGCCGAGGCCTTCAATGGCTACACAAATCAGACTTTTAACGAGGACTTGGCATCGATCAAGACACGTCAAA AGATCATTAAGCTCATACTGACAGGCAAAATGAGCCAGGCCATCGAGCACACACTACGCTCTTTCCCCGGACTtctggaaaataataaaaatctcTGGTTCGCATTGAAGTGCCGCCAGTTCATTGAGATGATCAATGGAGCAGACATTGAG AACGTGAACAACAAAGTCACCGCCACCACACAGACCATGCCCACAAACCAGACGTCAGTGATACAGTCCACCAAGACGTTCAAGCACAGCAAGAGCggcaatggaaatggcaaCGTCAACATAAATCAGACTCAACAACAGAACAACACTGCGATTCCAGCTGTGATAAAGCCACAAGGCGGCGATAGGCCAGATATAAAAAA CATGTTGGTTGACGACAACTCCAACAAGTGCGTGGAGCACGACAGCAACAGCATGGACGTAGAAATGGAGCCCTGCCAGAGTCACTCCAACGGCGGGGACTCGAGCTCCAATGGCAATGCCAGCGCAGTGCGCAACTCTCTAGATGCCATCGACGAGGAAATGG ATGTTTCCCCCTCATCGCGTAACTGTGGTCGTGTGATCGAGAAGATCCTTGAGTTCGGCAAGGAACTGTCCAGCATGGGCCAGCAGCTGGAGAAGGAGAACCTAATGACTGAAGAGGAGCGTCAAATGTTGGAG GATGCATTTAGTCTGATTGCCTACTCTAATCCTTGGTCCAGTCCGCTGGGCTGGCTGTTGTGTCCCTCGCGACGTGAGAGTGTTTCCACCACGCTCAACTCGGCCATATTGG AGTCCCTGAACTTCGAGCGTCGTCCGCCGCTGGAATACCTTGTGGCTCACGCCTCGGAGCTGATCAAGGTGATCGGACAGCACTCGCTGGGCGAGGACGCTTTCATTACCATCGACGATGTGTTCCCGCAAAATTGA
- the LOC117136491 gene encoding ran-binding proteins 9/10 homolog isoform X1: protein MENVEEAPPLSSESNSNSNNSSASSSSHQLSQSGAMGAEIAPSTSRSHSHSPTPSPPVPASSHDQPHPDHPSPPLNASETEARENSPHDHSPTPTFHQTAPPPTTSSTAPQRDEREQQQQQQQEAPPLQQDQQENPPAQDQELHPLLDQQNQEYPAVQQDQQAELNQELHHIEGLIRHRESQNQEEHPPQASLENREPSGQEDTNQEPDEPQDRDPEIEPEAEPPPPLLLEDLDEQDSGSQDLNEQQPPLIIDANAIAETIDANAVERIDDYEDDDEEVDEEEEVVEDRVDRAGEVASVSGAQRLHSVAVLPRYSSASRAPRSSNNNNNNISNHNNNNNNTNSSSLSRRTRHFYSNNGSHFSNDMFPSHAPRSSTQTSSPRVGGRRHHSTPAASSNSPQHQGVDPLRLLYPNVNESETPLPRCWSPHDKCLSIGLSQNNLRVTYKGVGKQHSDAASVRTAYPIPSSCGLYYFEVRIISKGRNGYMGIGLTAQQFRMNRLPVGWDKQSYGYHGDDGNSFSSSGNGQTYGPTFTTGDVIGCCVNFVNNTCFYTKNGVDLGIAFRDLPTKLYPTVGLQTPGEEVDANFGQEPFKFDKIVDMMKEMRSNVLRKIDRYPHLLETPENLMNRLVSTYLVHNAFSKTAEAFNGYTNQTFNEDLASIKTRQKIIKLILTGKMSQAIEHTLRSFPGLLENNKNLWFALKCRQFIEMINGADIENVNNKVTATTQTMPTNQTSVIQSTKTFKHSKSGNGNGNVNINQTQQQNNTAIPAVIKPQGGDRPDIKNMLVDDNSNKCVEHDSNSMDVEMEPCQSHSNGGDSSSNGNASAVRNSLDAIDEEMDVDVSPSSRNCGRVIEKILEFGKELSSMGQQLEKENLMTEEERQMLEDAFSLIAYSNPWSSPLGWLLCPSRRESVSTTLNSAILESLNFERRPPLEYLVAHASELIKVIGQHSLGEDAFITIDDVFPQN, encoded by the exons ATGGAGAACGTCGAAGAGGCCCCACCACTCTCTTCGGagagcaacagcaatagcaacaacagcagcgccagcagcagctctCACCAGCTCTCTCAATCGGGAGCCATGGGTGCCGAAATAGCCCCCTCTACGTCTCGGTCACACTCTCATTCGCCCACACCCTCGCCCCCCGTCCCCGCGTCCTCTCACGACCAACCCCATCCCGATCACCCGAGTCCCCCATTGAATGCATCTGAAACGGAGGCTCGCGAGAATTCACCACATGATCACTCACCCACTCCTACTTTCCACCAGACTGCACCGCCACCCACGACTTCATCGACGGCACCGCAGCGGGACGAGCgggagcagcaacagcagcagcagcaagaggCGCCACCATTGCAGCAGGATCAGCAGGAGAATCCGCCCGCGCAGGACCAGGAGCTGCACCCATTGCTGGATCAACAGAATCAAGAATATCCGGCAGTGCAACAGGATCAACAAGCGGAGCTAAACCAGGAGTTGCATCACATAGAGGGGCTTATCAGGCACCGAGAATCGCAGAATCAGGAAGAGCATCCACCACAAGCATCACTGGAAAACCGGGAGCCATCAGGACAAGAAGATACCAACCAAGAACCGGATGAGCCGCAAGATCGAGATCCCGAAATCGAACCAGAAGCCGAGCCACCGCCACCGCTGCTTCTTGAAGATCTGGACGAGCAGGACTCCGGATCGCAGGATCTTAACGAGCAGCAGCCGCCACTGATTATAGACGCCAACGCCATAGCCGAGACCATAGACGCCAACGCCGTGGAGCGCATCGACGACTACgaagacgacgacgaggaggtggatgaagaggaggaggtggtAGAGGACCGGGTCGACAGAGCCGGCGAAGTCGCATCCGTTTCCGGTGCCCAGCGCCTGCACTCGGTGGCCGTTTTGCCGCGCTACTCCTCAGCCTCACGAGCCCCAaggagcagcaacaataacaacaacaatatcagcaaccacaacaacaataataacaacacCAACAGTAGCAGCCTCTCGCGACGCACTCGCCACTTCTACAGCAACAACGGCAGTCACTTCAGCAACGACATGTtccccagccacgccccccgcaGCAGCACCCAGACATCATCGCCCCGGGTCGGAGGTCGCCGCCATCACTCGACCCCCGCCGCCAGCTCCAATTCGCCACAGCACCAGGGCGTGGATCCCCTAAGGCTGCTCTATCCCAATGTCAACGAGAGCGAGACTCCGCTGCCCAGGTGCTGGAGTCCCCATGACAAGTGCTTGTCCATCGGATTGTCGCAGAACAACCTGAGGGTCACCTACAAGG GTGTGGGCAAGCAGCACAGTGATGCCGCCTCAGTGCGCACTGCCTATCCGATCCCGTCCTCCTGCGGACTGTACTACTTCGAGGTGCGGATAATCTCCAAGGGACGCAACGGCTACATGGGCATTGGCCTAACTGCCCAGCAGTTCCGTATGAACCGCCTGCCAG TAGGTTGGGACAAACAGTCGTACGGGTACCACGGCGACGATGGCAACTCGTTTAGCTCCTCGGGAAATGGCCAGACCTACGGCCCCACATTTACCACCGGCGATGTGATTGGATGTTGCGTCAACTTTGTGAACAACACGTGCTTCTACACCAAGAACGGAGTGGATCTGGGCATCGCATTTAGGGATTTGCCG ACTAAGCTTTATCCCACTGTGGGCCTACAGACTCCTGGCGAGGAAGTGGATGCCAACTTTGGTCAGGAACCATTCAAGTTCGACAAGATCGTCGATATGATGAAGGAGATGCGCTCCAATGTGCTGCGCAAGATCGACCGATATCCACATCTACTGGAGACCCCAGAAAACCTAATGAATCG CCTGGTTTCCACCTATTTGGTGCATAATGCGTTCAGCAAGACGGCCGAGGCCTTCAATGGCTACACAAATCAGACTTTTAACGAGGACTTGGCATCGATCAAGACACGTCAAA AGATCATTAAGCTCATACTGACAGGCAAAATGAGCCAGGCCATCGAGCACACACTACGCTCTTTCCCCGGACTtctggaaaataataaaaatctcTGGTTCGCATTGAAGTGCCGCCAGTTCATTGAGATGATCAATGGAGCAGACATTGAG AACGTGAACAACAAAGTCACCGCCACCACACAGACCATGCCCACAAACCAGACGTCAGTGATACAGTCCACCAAGACGTTCAAGCACAGCAAGAGCggcaatggaaatggcaaCGTCAACATAAATCAGACTCAACAACAGAACAACACTGCGATTCCAGCTGTGATAAAGCCACAAGGCGGCGATAGGCCAGATATAAAAAA CATGTTGGTTGACGACAACTCCAACAAGTGCGTGGAGCACGACAGCAACAGCATGGACGTAGAAATGGAGCCCTGCCAGAGTCACTCCAACGGCGGGGACTCGAGCTCCAATGGCAATGCCAGCGCAGTGCGCAACTCTCTAGATGCCATCGACGAGGAAATGG ATGTAGATGTTTCCCCCTCATCGCGTAACTGTGGTCGTGTGATCGAGAAGATCCTTGAGTTCGGCAAGGAACTGTCCAGCATGGGCCAGCAGCTGGAGAAGGAGAACCTAATGACTGAAGAGGAGCGTCAAATGTTGGAG GATGCATTTAGTCTGATTGCCTACTCTAATCCTTGGTCCAGTCCGCTGGGCTGGCTGTTGTGTCCCTCGCGACGTGAGAGTGTTTCCACCACGCTCAACTCGGCCATATTGG AGTCCCTGAACTTCGAGCGTCGTCCGCCGCTGGAATACCTTGTGGCTCACGCCTCGGAGCTGATCAAGGTGATCGGACAGCACTCGCTGGGCGAGGACGCTTTCATTACCATCGACGATGTGTTCCCGCAAAATTGA